The Sylvia atricapilla isolate bSylAtr1 chromosome 5, bSylAtr1.pri, whole genome shotgun sequence genome includes a window with the following:
- the PVALB gene encoding parvalbumin alpha isoform X2 has translation MAMTDLLSAEDIKKAVGAFSAAESFNYKKFFEMVGLKKKSPEDVKKVFHILDKDQSGFIEEEELKFVLKGFTPEGRDLSDKETKALLAAGDKDGDGKIGADAADLAWQ, from the exons ATGGCTATGACCGACTTGCTCAGCGCTGAGGATATCAAGAAGGCTGTGGGAGCCTTTTCAG CGGCTGAATCTTTTAACTACAAAAAGTTTTTCGAGATGGTAGGATTGAAAAAGAAGAGCCCAGAAGATGTGAAGAAGGTTTTCCATATTCTTGATAAAGATCAGAGCGGCTTCATTGAAGAGGAAGAACTGAA GTTTGTCCTGAAAGGCTTTACCCCAGAAGGAAGAGACCTATCAGACAAAGAAACGAAGGCTCTTCTGGCTGCTGGAGACAAGGACGGTGATGGTAAAATTGGCGCTGATG CTGCTGACCTCGCGTGGCAATAA
- the PVALB gene encoding parvalbumin alpha isoform X1 yields the protein MAMTDLLSAEDIKKAVGAFSAAESFNYKKFFEMVGLKKKSPEDVKKVFHILDKDQSGFIEEEELKFVLKGFTPEGRDLSDKETKALLAAGDKDGDGKIGADEFATMVAES from the exons ATGGCTATGACCGACTTGCTCAGCGCTGAGGATATCAAGAAGGCTGTGGGAGCCTTTTCAG CGGCTGAATCTTTTAACTACAAAAAGTTTTTCGAGATGGTAGGATTGAAAAAGAAGAGCCCAGAAGATGTGAAGAAGGTTTTCCATATTCTTGATAAAGATCAGAGCGGCTTCATTGAAGAGGAAGAACTGAA GTTTGTCCTGAAAGGCTTTACCCCAGAAGGAAGAGACCTATCAGACAAAGAAACGAAGGCTCTTCTGGCTGCTGGAGACAAGGACGGTGATGGTAAAATTGGCGCTGATG aattTGCAACTATGGTGGCTGAATCATAA